ACAAATATTGTATCAGGTATCATTGACCATATTCCAGGATTTGAAATATGCATATCACCAGAAAGATGGGAATCTGCAACATCTTTTGGTAATACATTTGTGAGTAAGTGTTCTGCAAATACTTTTTGACCCGTATTGAAAAGTAAGCCCTCTGCGCCATTATCTACATTGTCTAGATTTGTAAGCATCTCTTGAACGTCGTATACAGGCAGGCCTAGGCGTGCCAGTTTGTTGCGGTATTCTTCATGACCATGCTCTAAAAGGACCGAATTTACCATTTCTCGAATAAGAGATCCTGTAAGATAGGTTGTCTGATATTTGTAAATTCTATTTTCAACTTCTTCAGTAATTTTTTGGGCTAACTCTAGTGGTAAGCTGCCTTCGCGTACAAGTGATTGAATAATTTTATGAGAATTAAATTCTTCAATTGATTCATGAGATGTTCTGACATACATCTTACCACTTTCAATAATTGAACGTTCTTCAATTTGTCTTGCTAAGCTTAAGACCAATTTTCCAAGATTTGTAATGGTATAACGTCTTTCAGATTTATTTAGTGCTACAAGTGATTGTCTCAATAATTTTCTTAAATGGTATGCAAATTTTCCACTCTCTTTTTTAGATTTGAATCCAGCCAGTGACTTTAATTCAGAATAAGTCAGAGGGCCCTTTGAATTTAAGATTCTTAAAATATCGATTCTGTTAGGACTTGCCATTACAGAAAAGATCATCCTTACACGTTTTGACGTGGATTGAAGAATTCCGCTTCGCTTTGGCTCTTCTAGCTCTTCATCCAATTCCATACTAAATCAATAAAAAAGGAAGGAGTAATTAAGACTTATGACTAGATCATTTTTGTAGATTTTAGATCCATTTTCTAATTGAAATAAAATTTGAGGGGTTGTAACATTAGATGTAGACAACAAAAATAAAAAATTATGAAAAGATTTTTAGATCAGTTTTCTTGAACATCAAGAGAAAATTCAGATGTTGACAATTTTTGTCCACATGAAGGACACTTTCCACTATATGGTGTCATTACATCTTTGAGTGCTTTTAGCATTTTTATATTAGCGATCTTTTCTCCGCATTTACCACATGTAATTTCTACAGACATGAAAGAAAGCAGTGGTAGAAAAGTATTAAGAAATGATTTTGATTTTTTTTAATAATTCAAACAAATATTTTTACTGTTTTTTAATAATAATTCCACAACCATCTTCAAAACCGGCGATTCTGGCTCTAGTTCCTACAGGTAGATCTTCAGGTGTTGCAATTCCAGCCATAAATCCTGAAATTCTCAAATGTGTATTGTCTAATTGAAGCACCACGAATGCATAAGGTGTAAATTTTTCAAAACCCGCAGGAGCTACAGTTATTATCGTATAAGTGGCAATTGAGCCTACTCCGTCTAAAACAAGATCCTCAAAGCCTTTACTGCCACATTTTAGGCAGTAATATGCAGTAGACAAGTGAATGTATCCGCACTTTGTACATTTGTGAGTTAAGAGTTTACCTTGTTTTGCATATTCAATAAGTTGTTCTTCAATAGTCATTTTACACACTTTGGAATATATGAACAGCGCAACTTGCACCAGTTGCACCAAAATTATGAGTTAAACCAATTTTTGCATCTTTAACAGTTCGTGCTCCTGCTTTACCAGTTAATTGATCATAAACTTCTACTACTTGTCCTACACCTGTAGCTCCAATTGGATGTCCTTTTGATTTAAGACCTCCTGATGGATTAATTGAAATGTCTGAATTTAAACTAGTTCTACCTTCTCTTACAGCTTGTACCCCTTTACCTTTTTCAAAGAATCCTAAATCTTCAGTGTCAACAATTTCTGCAATAGTAAAGCAATCATGTACTTCAGCAAAATCAATATCTTTTGGAGTAACACCAGCCATTTTGTATGCATCTGCTGCTGCAATCTTTGTACTAGGAATAGTAGTCATGTGTTCACGTCCTTGCAATGCAGCAGGTGAACCACCTCTACCAGATCCAATAACTTCAATGTAATCACCGCCATGAGATTTTGCAAACTTTTCAGAACAAAGAATAACAGAACTTGCGCCATCAGAAAATGGACAGCAATCATAAAGTTTTAGCGGACTTGCAACTACCGGAGATTTTAGTACATCATCAATTGTAATTTTCTTTTGCATGTGAGCTTTAGGATTTAGAAATCCATTGTCGTGATTCTTTACTGCAACTCTTGCAAAATCTTCTTCAGTTGCACCAAACTCAGTCAAGTAAGCTCTTGCCATTGATGCAAATAATCCTGGAAAAGATGCACCTGCTTGGCCTTCATAAAAAAAATCAGAACAATATGCAAAGTAAGTTGTTGTCCATTCAGTTCCTGTATGAGTTACTTTTTCAACGCCAGTTACTACAAGACAATCATAAAATCCAGCCGCAACATTGGCATATGCTTCTCTAAAGGATACTGAGCCACTTCCACATGCTGATTCTATTGTTAATGATGGTTTATCTGGAATTCCCAATCTACTCATTAAAACAGGTCCAAGATGTACCTGCTTATCTGCAACTCCAAAGACGTTTGAAATGTAAGATGCTTTGATCTCTTTTGGATCGATTCCTGCATTTTCTATAGCTAAAACGGATGCCTGAGTAGTGATATCAGCTATACTTTCTGATAATTTACCATATTTGGTGCTACCTGCGCCAAGAACACAGACCTTTTCCACAAATGTCACTGACCCAAGTCCCTATAAAAATTGTTTTAGTAAATTCATTATAGAATATGCCGTCAAAGAAATCATTGCTCAAAACTATTCAGGTTAAAAGGACCATCACTAGACACGTAGCAAAAACTACAAAGTCAAAGACAGCAATTTTCAAAAAAGAGATCATTCAATATTTGGACATTAATGGATACTTGTCTTGGTCATCAAAAGATAGAAAATATATGATTCTTGGGACAAATTCTCCAAAAAACGGGCTAGTTGAATGTCCAGAATGTAGATTAGGCCAGATAATACTAATCAGATCTAAAACAACAAGAAAACGATTCATGGGCTGTTCAAACTTTCATGGAGGTTGTAAAGCATCATCACCGCTATTGCAGAAAGCAAGACTTAGAGCAATGAAGATTCCATGTGATGTATGCAAGTGGCCAATGATAATTTTCCGTTACTCAAGAAAACAAAAATGGACTAGACAGTGTTCAAACTTTAATTGTGAAAGTAGAAAAATTAAATCTTCAAAGTAGGATAGATATCAGTACGTCTGTTTTTTAATAACGGTAGAATCTTTCTAATTTGTTTTACATTTTTTAATTCAATGTCGACATATCCAATTCCTTGTTTCTTTTTCATATCAAGCAAAATTTTTCCGTATGGATCAATTACAAGACTTCGTCCACAGTAAATATTTCCAACTTGATCAGGGGCAATGACATAACAACCATTTTCAATTGCACGTGTCTTGTTGATTGTAATCCAATGTTCTTCTTTCATGTTACCTTTCACCCAAGCTGATGGTGCAACTAGAATTTCAGAGCCTGCAACAGCAAGTGATCTTGACATCTCTGGAAATCTCAAGTCATAGCAAATCATCATTCCTATTTTCCCAATAGTAGTTGATACAGGCTTTGCAATCTTTGAGCCTTTAACCATTTTATCAGACTCTCTAAATCCTAGAGCATCATAGAGATGAATTTTTCTGTATCTTGATATCACTTTACCATTTTTATCAATAATAAATGAAGTGTCATATACGCGATCTTTTTTTGTACTTTTTTCATAAAATGATCCTACAATATCTATGTGATTTTCTTTGGCACACTTTGCAATACTAGTTACAAAATTTCCAGTGATAGTTTCAGCTAAAGTTGCTAGCTGTTTTGATGATTGTGATGAATTTGTATAAAACATCATAAATTCTGGAAATGCAACAAGTGTAGCTTTTTTTTCTGCTGCTTTTGTAATATAATCAATAATTTTTTTTAGATTAGTTTCTTTTTTAGTAGATGCCTTAAACTGTACAATCGCAACTTTCATGAAATTTGTATTATTAAAGAGGATAAAAAGATAAAGTGGTACAAACATGAAATGTACCATTTTGTTATTATGTAAATTAGTGATAAAGAAATTAACCGACCATAATGTGTATATGTGTAGCCCTCTAACTGGAAGGGAATTATTCCAGTATTTTTTTAAAATAATTAAAGTTGGTTTCCTGCTAGAAACCAGTTTTCTTTTGGATTATCCTCAAAAACTACAATGACATGAGATTCTTTTGTTTTTAGAATTTCTACAGCAGATTTTGTGATTGCTTTTGCATATTCATCTTTTTGTTGTTGAGTTCTTCCAGGATACATTGAGACTGTAATCAATGGCATGATTAGTTTGAAAAAGTTACAATGATTTATTCTTTAGACTTAGCCTTTGTACCCATATCTTGTTCCGTATGTGTACTCAGAGCCATGTGTTTTCTTGTATAGATATCCAGTAGCAAGTCCTACTACAAATCCACCAATATGAGCAAGATATGCAACACCACCTCCTGCAACACCAAATCCACCAATAAAAAATGGAAGTAAGTTTTGGAAAACAAGCCAAAATGGTAAGAACCATCTAGCTTGGATATGCAACATTCTGATAAAGAATCCCATTATCATTACAGTCTGAATCTTTGCTCTTGGAAACATTACAAGATATGCACCAAGTATTCCAGATATTGCACCAGATGCACCTACTGCAGGAATTACACTTGTAGGATCACCAAGTATGTGAATTAATCCTGCGCTTATTCCCCACATCAGATAAATTCCCAGATATTTTAATCGACCAAACTTTAGTTCAATGTTATCGCCAAATATCCACAAAAACAACATGTTACCTCCAAGATGCATTGCACCACCATGTAAGAAAGTAGAACTAAGAAGAGAGATGTATGGTTCAGTAGGACATTTAATTTGCATTGATCCTTGTCCAAAATCTATGTTAGAAACAGTTGCGCCTGTAACACAGTTTGGCACTGCACCCCAATTATAAAATAATGAAAATGCATTTTGATTCGTAAATTCAATAAATTGTCCAGTATATGCAATTTCTATAAGGAATACTAGAACATTAGCTGCAATTAATGCATAAGTTACTTTTGGTTTGAATCCTGGAGGATGTGGATTTTCATCGCGTAATGGAAACATTAGATATTAAGATTGAATAAAAATTGTATAATAAGATTATTCAAGACTTGCTATAAAGGAAAAATCACACTAGAATAATTTTTCGTTTGACAAGATTTTCAATAATATTTAGGTAATCATCGTCAGAAATCTTGTCTTCGGACCACCATAATGATGCAGTTTTAACCCATGATGGTATTTTCCAATTTGATTGAACCGTTATTTCTTTTGAGGGTACAGAGATAATTCCTTTTTCAAACAAAAATGCTATGCCCTCTAGAAATTCCGAATCAGAAATTTGATCAGTTGACCACCAATTTGCATTTGTTTTTATCCATTGAGGAA
Above is a genomic segment from Nitrosarchaeum sp. containing:
- a CDS encoding OB-fold domain-containing protein, with amino-acid sequence MTIEEQLIEYAKQGKLLTHKCTKCGYIHLSTAYYCLKCGSKGFEDLVLDGVGSIATYTIITVAPAGFEKFTPYAFVVLQLDNTHLRISGFMAGIATPEDLPVGTRARIAGFEDGCGIIIKKQ
- a CDS encoding thiolase domain-containing protein, whose amino-acid sequence is MTFVEKVCVLGAGSTKYGKLSESIADITTQASVLAIENAGIDPKEIKASYISNVFGVADKQVHLGPVLMSRLGIPDKPSLTIESACGSGSVSFREAYANVAAGFYDCLVVTGVEKVTHTGTEWTTTYFAYCSDFFYEGQAGASFPGLFASMARAYLTEFGATEEDFARVAVKNHDNGFLNPKAHMQKKITIDDVLKSPVVASPLKLYDCCPFSDGASSVILCSEKFAKSHGGDYIEVIGSGRGGSPAALQGREHMTTIPSTKIAAADAYKMAGVTPKDIDFAEVHDCFTIAEIVDTEDLGFFEKGKGVQAVREGRTSLNSDISINPSGGLKSKGHPIGATGVGQVVEVYDQLTGKAGARTVKDAKIGLTHNFGATGASCAVHIFQSV
- a CDS encoding DNA topoisomerase, producing MPSKKSLLKTIQVKRTITRHVAKTTKSKTAIFKKEIIQYLDINGYLSWSSKDRKYMILGTNSPKNGLVECPECRLGQIILIRSKTTRKRFMGCSNFHGGCKASSPLLQKARLRAMKIPCDVCKWPMIIFRYSRKQKWTRQCSNFNCESRKIKSSK
- a CDS encoding carbon-nitrogen hydrolase family protein, producing MKVAIVQFKASTKKETNLKKIIDYITKAAEKKATLVAFPEFMMFYTNSSQSSKQLATLAETITGNFVTSIAKCAKENHIDIVGSFYEKSTKKDRVYDTSFIIDKNGKVISRYRKIHLYDALGFRESDKMVKGSKIAKPVSTTIGKIGMMICYDLRFPEMSRSLAVAGSEILVAPSAWVKGNMKEEHWITINKTRAIENGCYVIAPDQVGNIYCGRSLVIDPYGKILLDMKKKQGIGYVDIELKNVKQIRKILPLLKNRRTDIYPTLKI
- a CDS encoding 4-oxalocrotonate tautomerase family protein; translated protein: MPLITVSMYPGRTQQQKDEYAKAITKSAVEILKTKESHVIVVFEDNPKENWFLAGNQL
- a CDS encoding rhomboid family intramembrane serine protease, whose amino-acid sequence is MFPLRDENPHPPGFKPKVTYALIAANVLVFLIEIAYTGQFIEFTNQNAFSLFYNWGAVPNCVTGATVSNIDFGQGSMQIKCPTEPYISLLSSTFLHGGAMHLGGNMLFLWIFGDNIELKFGRLKYLGIYLMWGISAGLIHILGDPTSVIPAVGASGAISGILGAYLVMFPRAKIQTVMIMGFFIRMLHIQARWFLPFWLVFQNLLPFFIGGFGVAGGGVAYLAHIGGFVVGLATGYLYKKTHGSEYTYGTRYGYKG